Proteins from one Patagioenas fasciata isolate bPatFas1 chromosome 6, bPatFas1.hap1, whole genome shotgun sequence genomic window:
- the PDE4B gene encoding 3',5'-cyclic-AMP phosphodiesterase 4B isoform X5, with the protein METLEELDWCLDQLETIQTYRSVSEMASNKFKRMLNRELTHLSEMSRSGNQVSEYISNTFLDKQNDVEIPSPTQKDREKKKKQQLMTQISGVKKLMHSSSLNNTSISRFGVKTEKEDHLAKELEDLNKWGLNIFNVARYSHNRPLTCIMYAIFQERDLLKTFKISSDTFVTYMMTLEDHYHSDVAYHNSLHAADVAQSTHVLLSTPALDAVFTDLEILAAIFAAAIHDVDHPGVSNQFLINTNSELALMYNDESVLENHHLAVGFKLLQEEHCDIFQNLTKKQRQTLRKMVIDMVLATDMSKHMSLLADLKTMVETKKVTSSGVLLLDNYTDRIQVLRNMVHCADLSNPTKSLELYRQWTDRIMEEFFQQGDKERERGMEISPMCDKHTASVEKSQVGFIDYIVHPLWETWADLVQPDAQDILDTLEDNRNWYQSMIPQSPSPPLEERGRDCQGLMEKFQFELTLEEEDSDGPEKDSESIGYFSNTKTLCVAEPGEEDLQREANIEIVTEDTSPVDT; encoded by the exons TTCAAGAGGATGCTGAACCGGGAGCTGACACACCTCTCCGAGATGAGCCGCTCTGGCAACCAGGTGTCCGAGTACATCTCCAACACTTTCCTGG ACAAGCAGAATGATGTGGAGATTCCTTCTCCCAcccagaaggacagagagaagaagaaaaaacagcagcTCATGACACAGATCAGTGGAGTGAAAAAATTAATGCATAGCTCGAGCTTAAACAACACCAGCATCTCACGGTTTGGtgtgaaaacagaaaaggaagaccATCTGGCCAAG GAACTGGAAGATCTGAACAAGTGGGGTCTCAACATATTTAACGTTGCAAGGTATTCCCACAACAGGCCTCTCACCTGCATTATGTATGCTATATTTCAG GAGCGAGATCTGCTGAAAACATTCAAGATCTCATCAGACACTTTTGTCACGTACATGATGACGCTGGAAGATCACTACCACTCGGATGTCGCCTACCACAACAGCCTCCATGCCGCCGACGTTGCCCAGTCCACACATGTTCTGCTCTCGACCCCTGCGCTGGAT GCTGTCTTCACTGATTTGGAAATCCTTGCTGCGATTTTTGCAGCTGCAATTCATGATGTGGATCACCCCGGGGTCTCCAATCAATTTCTTATTAATACAA ATTCCGAACTAGCCCTGATGTACAATGATGAATCCGTCTTGGAGAACCACCACCTGGCCGTGGGTTTCAAACTGCTCCAAGAGGAGCACTGCGACATCTTCCAGAACCTGACCAAGAAACAGCGGCAGACGCTCAGGAAGATGGTGATCGACATG GTATTGGCGACAGATATGTCCAAGCACATGAGTCTGTTAGCGGATCTGAAGACTATGGTGGAAACCAAGAAGGTGACCAGTTCGGGAGTCCTCCTTCTGGACAACTACACGGACAGAATACAG GTTCTCCGAAATATGGTACATTGTGCGGACTTGAGTAATCCCACAAAGTCTCTGGAGCTGTACCGGCAGTGGACGGACAGGATCATGGAGGAGTTCTTCCAGCAGGGAGACAAAGAGCGAGAAAGAGGGATGGAAATCAGCCCGATGTGCGACAAACACACGGCGTCAGTGGAAAAATCACAG GTGGGATTCATTGACTACATCGTCCACCCGCTCTGGGAGACATGGGCGGACCTGGTGCAGCCTGACGCCCAGGACATCCTGGACACGCTGGAGGACAACAGGAACTGGTACCAGAGCATGATCCCTCAGAGCCCGTCCCCTCCGCTGGAGGAGCGCGGCCGGGACTGCCAAGGCCTGATGGAGAAGTTCCAGTTCGAACTGACGCTGGAGGAGGAGGATTCGGACGGGCCGGAAAAGGACAGCGAGAGCATCGGCTACTTCAGCAATACAAAGACACTCTGTGTGGCCGAGCCGGGGGAAGAGGATTTGCAGAGGGAGGCCAACATCGAAATTGTGACAGAAGATACGTCTCCTGTGGACACATAA
- the PDE4B gene encoding 3',5'-cyclic-AMP phosphodiesterase 4B isoform X6 — MPEANYLLSVSWGYIKFKRMLNRELTHLSEMSRSGNQVSEYISNTFLDKQNDVEIPSPTQKDREKKKKQQLMTQISGVKKLMHSSSLNNTSISRFGVKTEKEDHLAKELEDLNKWGLNIFNVARYSHNRPLTCIMYAIFQERDLLKTFKISSDTFVTYMMTLEDHYHSDVAYHNSLHAADVAQSTHVLLSTPALDAVFTDLEILAAIFAAAIHDVDHPGVSNQFLINTNSELALMYNDESVLENHHLAVGFKLLQEEHCDIFQNLTKKQRQTLRKMVIDMVLATDMSKHMSLLADLKTMVETKKVTSSGVLLLDNYTDRIQVLRNMVHCADLSNPTKSLELYRQWTDRIMEEFFQQGDKERERGMEISPMCDKHTASVEKSQVGFIDYIVHPLWETWADLVQPDAQDILDTLEDNRNWYQSMIPQSPSPPLEERGRDCQGLMEKFQFELTLEEEDSDGPEKDSESIGYFSNTKTLCVAEPGEEDLQREANIEIVTEDTSPVDT, encoded by the exons TTCAAGAGGATGCTGAACCGGGAGCTGACACACCTCTCCGAGATGAGCCGCTCTGGCAACCAGGTGTCCGAGTACATCTCCAACACTTTCCTGG ACAAGCAGAATGATGTGGAGATTCCTTCTCCCAcccagaaggacagagagaagaagaaaaaacagcagcTCATGACACAGATCAGTGGAGTGAAAAAATTAATGCATAGCTCGAGCTTAAACAACACCAGCATCTCACGGTTTGGtgtgaaaacagaaaaggaagaccATCTGGCCAAG GAACTGGAAGATCTGAACAAGTGGGGTCTCAACATATTTAACGTTGCAAGGTATTCCCACAACAGGCCTCTCACCTGCATTATGTATGCTATATTTCAG GAGCGAGATCTGCTGAAAACATTCAAGATCTCATCAGACACTTTTGTCACGTACATGATGACGCTGGAAGATCACTACCACTCGGATGTCGCCTACCACAACAGCCTCCATGCCGCCGACGTTGCCCAGTCCACACATGTTCTGCTCTCGACCCCTGCGCTGGAT GCTGTCTTCACTGATTTGGAAATCCTTGCTGCGATTTTTGCAGCTGCAATTCATGATGTGGATCACCCCGGGGTCTCCAATCAATTTCTTATTAATACAA ATTCCGAACTAGCCCTGATGTACAATGATGAATCCGTCTTGGAGAACCACCACCTGGCCGTGGGTTTCAAACTGCTCCAAGAGGAGCACTGCGACATCTTCCAGAACCTGACCAAGAAACAGCGGCAGACGCTCAGGAAGATGGTGATCGACATG GTATTGGCGACAGATATGTCCAAGCACATGAGTCTGTTAGCGGATCTGAAGACTATGGTGGAAACCAAGAAGGTGACCAGTTCGGGAGTCCTCCTTCTGGACAACTACACGGACAGAATACAG GTTCTCCGAAATATGGTACATTGTGCGGACTTGAGTAATCCCACAAAGTCTCTGGAGCTGTACCGGCAGTGGACGGACAGGATCATGGAGGAGTTCTTCCAGCAGGGAGACAAAGAGCGAGAAAGAGGGATGGAAATCAGCCCGATGTGCGACAAACACACGGCGTCAGTGGAAAAATCACAG GTGGGATTCATTGACTACATCGTCCACCCGCTCTGGGAGACATGGGCGGACCTGGTGCAGCCTGACGCCCAGGACATCCTGGACACGCTGGAGGACAACAGGAACTGGTACCAGAGCATGATCCCTCAGAGCCCGTCCCCTCCGCTGGAGGAGCGCGGCCGGGACTGCCAAGGCCTGATGGAGAAGTTCCAGTTCGAACTGACGCTGGAGGAGGAGGATTCGGACGGGCCGGAAAAGGACAGCGAGAGCATCGGCTACTTCAGCAATACAAAGACACTCTGTGTGGCCGAGCCGGGGGAAGAGGATTTGCAGAGGGAGGCCAACATCGAAATTGTGACAGAAGATACGTCTCCTGTGGACACATAA
- the PDE4B gene encoding 3',5'-cyclic-AMP phosphodiesterase 4B isoform X7 produces MVFGKQQLKHFKRMLNRELTHLSEMSRSGNQVSEYISNTFLDKQNDVEIPSPTQKDREKKKKQQLMTQISGVKKLMHSSSLNNTSISRFGVKTEKEDHLAKELEDLNKWGLNIFNVARYSHNRPLTCIMYAIFQERDLLKTFKISSDTFVTYMMTLEDHYHSDVAYHNSLHAADVAQSTHVLLSTPALDAVFTDLEILAAIFAAAIHDVDHPGVSNQFLINTNSELALMYNDESVLENHHLAVGFKLLQEEHCDIFQNLTKKQRQTLRKMVIDMVLATDMSKHMSLLADLKTMVETKKVTSSGVLLLDNYTDRIQVLRNMVHCADLSNPTKSLELYRQWTDRIMEEFFQQGDKERERGMEISPMCDKHTASVEKSQVGFIDYIVHPLWETWADLVQPDAQDILDTLEDNRNWYQSMIPQSPSPPLEERGRDCQGLMEKFQFELTLEEEDSDGPEKDSESIGYFSNTKTLCVAEPGEEDLQREANIEIVTEDTSPVDT; encoded by the exons TTCAAGAGGATGCTGAACCGGGAGCTGACACACCTCTCCGAGATGAGCCGCTCTGGCAACCAGGTGTCCGAGTACATCTCCAACACTTTCCTGG ACAAGCAGAATGATGTGGAGATTCCTTCTCCCAcccagaaggacagagagaagaagaaaaaacagcagcTCATGACACAGATCAGTGGAGTGAAAAAATTAATGCATAGCTCGAGCTTAAACAACACCAGCATCTCACGGTTTGGtgtgaaaacagaaaaggaagaccATCTGGCCAAG GAACTGGAAGATCTGAACAAGTGGGGTCTCAACATATTTAACGTTGCAAGGTATTCCCACAACAGGCCTCTCACCTGCATTATGTATGCTATATTTCAG GAGCGAGATCTGCTGAAAACATTCAAGATCTCATCAGACACTTTTGTCACGTACATGATGACGCTGGAAGATCACTACCACTCGGATGTCGCCTACCACAACAGCCTCCATGCCGCCGACGTTGCCCAGTCCACACATGTTCTGCTCTCGACCCCTGCGCTGGAT GCTGTCTTCACTGATTTGGAAATCCTTGCTGCGATTTTTGCAGCTGCAATTCATGATGTGGATCACCCCGGGGTCTCCAATCAATTTCTTATTAATACAA ATTCCGAACTAGCCCTGATGTACAATGATGAATCCGTCTTGGAGAACCACCACCTGGCCGTGGGTTTCAAACTGCTCCAAGAGGAGCACTGCGACATCTTCCAGAACCTGACCAAGAAACAGCGGCAGACGCTCAGGAAGATGGTGATCGACATG GTATTGGCGACAGATATGTCCAAGCACATGAGTCTGTTAGCGGATCTGAAGACTATGGTGGAAACCAAGAAGGTGACCAGTTCGGGAGTCCTCCTTCTGGACAACTACACGGACAGAATACAG GTTCTCCGAAATATGGTACATTGTGCGGACTTGAGTAATCCCACAAAGTCTCTGGAGCTGTACCGGCAGTGGACGGACAGGATCATGGAGGAGTTCTTCCAGCAGGGAGACAAAGAGCGAGAAAGAGGGATGGAAATCAGCCCGATGTGCGACAAACACACGGCGTCAGTGGAAAAATCACAG GTGGGATTCATTGACTACATCGTCCACCCGCTCTGGGAGACATGGGCGGACCTGGTGCAGCCTGACGCCCAGGACATCCTGGACACGCTGGAGGACAACAGGAACTGGTACCAGAGCATGATCCCTCAGAGCCCGTCCCCTCCGCTGGAGGAGCGCGGCCGGGACTGCCAAGGCCTGATGGAGAAGTTCCAGTTCGAACTGACGCTGGAGGAGGAGGATTCGGACGGGCCGGAAAAGGACAGCGAGAGCATCGGCTACTTCAGCAATACAAAGACACTCTGTGTGGCCGAGCCGGGGGAAGAGGATTTGCAGAGGGAGGCCAACATCGAAATTGTGACAGAAGATACGTCTCCTGTGGACACATAA
- the PDE4B gene encoding 3',5'-cyclic-AMP phosphodiesterase 4B isoform X4: MTFAVPSEHAKQEDSRRCDGFFSHNPPDGFRPLRCAGKFKRMLNRELTHLSEMSRSGNQVSEYISNTFLDKQNDVEIPSPTQKDREKKKKQQLMTQISGVKKLMHSSSLNNTSISRFGVKTEKEDHLAKELEDLNKWGLNIFNVARYSHNRPLTCIMYAIFQERDLLKTFKISSDTFVTYMMTLEDHYHSDVAYHNSLHAADVAQSTHVLLSTPALDAVFTDLEILAAIFAAAIHDVDHPGVSNQFLINTNSELALMYNDESVLENHHLAVGFKLLQEEHCDIFQNLTKKQRQTLRKMVIDMVLATDMSKHMSLLADLKTMVETKKVTSSGVLLLDNYTDRIQVLRNMVHCADLSNPTKSLELYRQWTDRIMEEFFQQGDKERERGMEISPMCDKHTASVEKSQVGFIDYIVHPLWETWADLVQPDAQDILDTLEDNRNWYQSMIPQSPSPPLEERGRDCQGLMEKFQFELTLEEEDSDGPEKDSESIGYFSNTKTLCVAEPGEEDLQREANIEIVTEDTSPVDT, translated from the exons TTCAAGAGGATGCTGAACCGGGAGCTGACACACCTCTCCGAGATGAGCCGCTCTGGCAACCAGGTGTCCGAGTACATCTCCAACACTTTCCTGG ACAAGCAGAATGATGTGGAGATTCCTTCTCCCAcccagaaggacagagagaagaagaaaaaacagcagcTCATGACACAGATCAGTGGAGTGAAAAAATTAATGCATAGCTCGAGCTTAAACAACACCAGCATCTCACGGTTTGGtgtgaaaacagaaaaggaagaccATCTGGCCAAG GAACTGGAAGATCTGAACAAGTGGGGTCTCAACATATTTAACGTTGCAAGGTATTCCCACAACAGGCCTCTCACCTGCATTATGTATGCTATATTTCAG GAGCGAGATCTGCTGAAAACATTCAAGATCTCATCAGACACTTTTGTCACGTACATGATGACGCTGGAAGATCACTACCACTCGGATGTCGCCTACCACAACAGCCTCCATGCCGCCGACGTTGCCCAGTCCACACATGTTCTGCTCTCGACCCCTGCGCTGGAT GCTGTCTTCACTGATTTGGAAATCCTTGCTGCGATTTTTGCAGCTGCAATTCATGATGTGGATCACCCCGGGGTCTCCAATCAATTTCTTATTAATACAA ATTCCGAACTAGCCCTGATGTACAATGATGAATCCGTCTTGGAGAACCACCACCTGGCCGTGGGTTTCAAACTGCTCCAAGAGGAGCACTGCGACATCTTCCAGAACCTGACCAAGAAACAGCGGCAGACGCTCAGGAAGATGGTGATCGACATG GTATTGGCGACAGATATGTCCAAGCACATGAGTCTGTTAGCGGATCTGAAGACTATGGTGGAAACCAAGAAGGTGACCAGTTCGGGAGTCCTCCTTCTGGACAACTACACGGACAGAATACAG GTTCTCCGAAATATGGTACATTGTGCGGACTTGAGTAATCCCACAAAGTCTCTGGAGCTGTACCGGCAGTGGACGGACAGGATCATGGAGGAGTTCTTCCAGCAGGGAGACAAAGAGCGAGAAAGAGGGATGGAAATCAGCCCGATGTGCGACAAACACACGGCGTCAGTGGAAAAATCACAG GTGGGATTCATTGACTACATCGTCCACCCGCTCTGGGAGACATGGGCGGACCTGGTGCAGCCTGACGCCCAGGACATCCTGGACACGCTGGAGGACAACAGGAACTGGTACCAGAGCATGATCCCTCAGAGCCCGTCCCCTCCGCTGGAGGAGCGCGGCCGGGACTGCCAAGGCCTGATGGAGAAGTTCCAGTTCGAACTGACGCTGGAGGAGGAGGATTCGGACGGGCCGGAAAAGGACAGCGAGAGCATCGGCTACTTCAGCAATACAAAGACACTCTGTGTGGCCGAGCCGGGGGAAGAGGATTTGCAGAGGGAGGCCAACATCGAAATTGTGACAGAAGATACGTCTCCTGTGGACACATAA